The Humulus lupulus chromosome 7, drHumLupu1.1, whole genome shotgun sequence region aaatagagagaaaagCTTATCTTTTGTACCCTAAAAATCGCAGAAAATCGCCTGAATGCCTCTGGTTTGTGCGTTTTGTGCCTCAGAGGGAAGGAAAGAGAGGCTAAATATTagtggggacatccaacgtctcccattgggttTGTGTATGACAACATAAACAGAACCAACAAAGTGGATTTGCTACATGCCACACTAAGAAACTCCAGTTATCATTTCACTTGATTTTGTATTAAGCCTGTAGGAAACAAAATCAGGATCTATTGGTGTATTACTAATCACGATCGCATACAGTTGCTTGCTTGGTCTAAAAACTGAATTTTACCTCTTTCTATAGTATTCTATGTATTTAAACAGTCTACACATTATCAGTCAAAATCTACAATGCAAAAATAACGAAACACGGCTTTAATGAACAGCTATAAATCAGCCTACATCTCCCCACTTTGAATAATAAGATAATAGACCAACAAAAAAATTAAGGTAATAATAGTCTAATATAATATCACATACTAGTACATTTTAAAAGATGATAATAATTTTAAGAAAGAAAACAAATGGGAAAAAAAAGCCAAGTAAAGATAGCTTTGAGGGCTGATTTACTCACCACATAACCATCATCAAGCCTAAACAGATAACTGCTACCAATTCCCATCTTCTCATAATGACGTTCCCGTATGTCAGATATTTGTGAAATCATATACCTAATAAATAATGGTCGAAAAAGGAAAAATGATAGCTCTCCAGAGAGGAGGTGGGAGACAGAGCATGCAACTACAACTTGAAAGCAAACAGAACAAATAATAGagcaaattaacaaaaaaattactCAAGGACGAATTAGCTCCCCAACATATTCAATAATGAAGTCCTCAGCCTCAATTGGTTCCAAGGCAACAAGACCCCAATCATGTATCTTGCTCCTTTGGAAGTGTAGTTGCTTGGAACATATTGAGAAACAAGAGATTGGAGAGTACAATTGAATTTTGAAGCGGAAGGGAGAAGAAAAATGGAAGTGGTAATTTTTTCTCCGATCACACTTGGTCGCCATGTGGAAAGAGTGCTCCTCTGGCGTGGTGTGCTCCAGCAGCTCGCGTGACAGAGAGAGGGCAGAAAGACtctgggagagagagagagagagcgagagaaagATTGATGGAGACGGAATTGAGAAACCAAGTGTGAGAGAAAGAGGCAGAGGCGTCATTAAGGATTGGGTTTTGAGAGAATAGGGCTAGGCATAAACCGAGTGGGTTTCCCTCCATTTTAACTTTACCCAGCCATTTTTGTTTTTGGTTTCCCTCCCTTTTAAATTTAGCGCTTTCTAACTTTTTAAgttacctattataatacttttccaatcagcttataattatgtattatagAAAGAGGTATTTGGTGTAATGCGTCACTCTTTATCGAGACTATATAATTTCTTAGCCAGCGCTTCTTAGTCTACTAGCAAGTTTTCTAATTCAGTAAGAGAAGGTTGGCTTGGCCAACCTTGTATCGCGGTAATTAAACTTCTATATTCATCTTTTAATCCATGAATAATAATTCTTCTAATTCTGGAGTTTGACATACCAGCAGTATAGAGTCTAATGCAGAGATTTCGCGACAAAGAGATTTTATCTTGGTAAAGTATTAGTTGATCGTCATGTCGCATTGTGTGATAGAAGGAAGCTTGTTCTCTAGAAGTTGCAATCTCACATCATTCTTCTTTGTGACTAATGAGGCAAAAGTATCCCATGCTTCCTTCGGTGTCTTCGATTGCCTGATGTGCTCCAACATTTCATGTTCAACTGTGGTCCGAATAGAAAATGCTTTTCCAACTTTAATCTTCCATTTCTTTAGAGCAGTTTCATCCTCTGGTTGTGTGACCTCGTTGCCTTTAACGATCTCCGACAAGTCTTGGCCTTGGAGATATGCCTCCATATGCAACGACCACGTGTTGTAATTTTGATAGTTAAGTTTCTTAATTCCACTGACCACTTGCAGGTCACCCATCGTGGCTTGAAAAAAATTCTACCTTTTCCAAGCAAGCTTGATTTTGACAACAAACTTTGTAGTACTAAACCACACACGATTTCTCAAAGAAACTTAACAAACGACTATAAGAAAGCTTTCTCGATGACAATCTCAAGAAATCTTTTCTGATGTGGAAGTTCAGTCAAAGatgcaaccacagagcatacttagaatttcaAAATATCTcacaacctggctctgataccaattgttgaatACCACAACACGTGAAAAcataattactttattattataaaagtaATTACACCAAGACTTGAATACAATATTTTACCACAACATACTCTAAACACTTACACACTTTGTTTTGGAGCACTCACTTAAGAATTTCTCTCACACTCTTTTTAGACACACTTATATAGTACTCACTTAGACTCACACTTTTGAAACTCTTTTAAACACACTTTTCTACAAACTTGGACAcacattacatttgtatttataggctacaaATGAAACATCCAAATCTTTCTAGAATTTTctaactttataatttatttaactactttctaCATTTTTCTAAATGTTTCTAAAACTCTCTATATATTGTCTAATTAGTTCTAAGTTTATTTAAGAACTTTCTAGAATGTTCTATGTTCTTCCTAGTATATTGTAAAACTCTAAAGCATTCTAGATACGATAATGACTTTTAACATTTTATACTCTTAAGTTTTAGTAAACACTAGAAATActctatatttttaaaaataccaCAGCAAACATTGTGATAGtaaattttttatatgataaATTAATTTTCGACCTACATTTATCTCATAATTATACTTTTCCCAAAAAATAAATATCTTTACAAGTTGTCATAAATTTGATATATTGATTAATATTATCAAAGATAATTTTTCTTCGTAAAATTGTCTTATTAGATAATATTAGAGATTCACGTTTCACTATATCAATGATAAAAACTTAGTTCATAATCATTAAAGAAAccataattaataacatatttaAATTCATAGTGAAGAACAATGCCTGGAGGCCTCAATAACTTATTTTGTCTTTGAACAACTTAATGCAATGCTTATTGACAGTAAATTAGTTATAATTCTCTTTATAATATAGCTCCGAATGAGATGAATCAAAATGCTATAGAAAGCTAAGACAAAAAGCTACAACGTTTATGTTTTGAGCTTTTTGGGGTGGTGGGTGGAGAAATGTCAAAAATTGACTATGAAGTTCTACACTTGCAATGTGACGAAATCCAAGGCAAACTttcttatttttaaatgattCTTTAAACATTTAGTTTTTTTTCTCATAATCATTCAAAACGCTAAAAAAATGCAAAACCAATCCAATAATACCTTATGAATACAAAATGAAGTCATAATAAtagaagaataataaatttaagcaGGAGGGgcaaatatatatatgatttttgaagaaaaaataaaaagattattTTTGGGGTAATTATAAACCCAACATTTATCTTTTGTAATGTCGATTATAAAcgaaatattattaattagtatAATTGAAGAAAAATAGTTGTCTTTTTGCTCATAAAAGGTATGAAATCcatattaattaattcaatacaATTACCAAAATGTGTTGTTGACATGCTTCCTTATAAATTATATAATCCAGCCtaataatatttgaatatgaATGCAAATTTTCTAGGTTGCCATTTAGGATTTTTGTtgataagtattattaaatctttaaaaagaaaaaaaatctggtGGATTATCTCAATTTGTCCCTAATATTTAATtctattatattttcttttaccatttgaattatattttagtttattttaacaACTTGTCAAAACAAAAAGTTCTATCTGTATATACAAACAATACGGAGTAATCTGGTCATTTTTATCTTTTTAGTCATTGattgatttattatttatttttaaaaagaatacaTCTCTTAtgttttgtgtatatatatatatatataagtttagtatCCATATACATAATAACAAAAAGGCAGGTGTATATATGTACGAAGATGAAGTTTAATAACTACAACTTCATAAATCTCTTCTGCACCATAACACTCATCTTCATGTTGAGTGGCACTGCTTCTTCAGCTCACTATACCAATACTAATGATCGTAAAGATTTTACAATGAAAACCATAACGGTGGACAAGTCAGGCAAAGGAAACTTCACCACTGTGCAACAGGCCATTGATTCGGTACCAGACGAAAACATGTCCTGGGTTCGCATCCATATTAAAGCTGCTACTTACACGTAAGTAACAACTAATATATATACCAACTTATATTAGAGCATACTACATTTTTTGGTAAGTGATGAGGAATGTTACATTATTAGTTTTAAACTCGTAATAACATATATATAGCTAGCTAAAGCAAGAATTTTGTTGCATTCTATTATgttatgtataaatatatgtagtATAATTCTTTAATTGCTTATGATTACAGTGAAAAAGTATcaataaagagagagaaacaattCATCTTTTTGGAAGGAGAAAGTAGCAGAAACACGATAATTGCATGGGGAGATGCTGGCGATGTCGTTAAAAGCCCCACGTTTTCATCCCACGCAGATAATATTGCCGCAAGCAAAATTACATTCAAGGTTAgctgatcatatatatatatatatgactaattATATACACACTTGTTATTGTTTTTTCTATGAATGGGTATATGGCCTTAATTATAACTATAATTAATTGGGTAGGTTTAATTAAACGTGCAGAATTTTTATAACCATGATGTAAAGAGTcctgatgataatgatgatgatgggACTAAAGAGGCAATTATATGGGCACCAGCTGCTCTTGTTGAGGGAGACAAAGTGAGCTTTTACGCTTGTTCTTTCATTAGCGTACAAGACACATTATTTGATGCCCTTGGCCGTCACTATTTTGAGAATTGTTATATCGAAGGTGCAATAGACTTCATTTTTGGCAATGCGCAGTCCTATTATGAGGTATTAATTATAtggatatacatatatatcatgttcttaaataaatatataactaatcatatattAATTAATCCAATTATATATTCATTAATTGTTATTGGCCTGGCAGAGATGCAACTTATATGTTGACACTTCACTTTTGGGTCCCGGGCATAGTAACGGTTATATAACAGCTCAAGGCAGAGAAACTTCGAAAGAAACTACAGGCTATGTATTCCGTGCTAACACCATCAAGGGGTCAGGTCCTACATTATTAGGCAGGGCATATAGATCCCATTCTAGGGTCTTGTTTTACAGGACATATATGAGTGATATTGTCTTGCCTCAGGGTTGGGACGCCTGGAACTACACAGGTCACGAGTAAGATATTtattatacataaataaataaatgtatatatttaaCGTTTTTTCTTCCCAATTAAACATAATATACATGGGTGTTTACTACCCataattactttaatattaattattgaattaatatcaatgatttatatttataatttttaattaatatttctaaaaataaattttaatttttttaaattttctaaAATGTTAcgtgatgaaaaacgtgtatttattaagaaaatataatattgtaaatttttcatttttcaaatacatgtcaatttctaaagaATATTTACCTgatggtgacttgctataccaagtcactatattgctatatcatcataattattagtactCATATACGAGtaataaccattaaaaaatattccatatatataACTAGGATTATATAATAGTTACACACTAAATTTTCACTTAAAATTCACACCcatgatttatattttttttcagaagaaaaatcacatatttttactgtgtaagtatatatatatatttatgaagaaTATTATtagtatatttatttaaaataattaatctGCGTGTTTTGTTTGTGTACAAATAAATAGGAAAACAATAACTTTTGCGGAGGACTTATGTTttggccctggagccaacaaaTCTCAAAGAGTGCATTGGGAGAAGAAATTATCACGTGCGGAAAGGAAATGGTTGCTTAATATAAATACTTTCATTAACCAAGATGGATGGCTACAAAAGCAACCAGCTTATAATTCAACTAGCTAAATAACATCACCACATATTACTATATTTGGCATcaaataatttttatgtgtttttgtttTTACTATTTTAAGATTTCATATGTATCAATATGGTGCAATTATATATCAAATGCTAATTTGACGCGTTATGCGTTGTGTTTTGCAGTATGATGATTAGTTTGAGGTTTCAATTAATATGACTTAATTATTAActcttttttatattaatttttatttaaaaaattattaaatattttaaatttattttaatactaTTGGTGTGATTTAATATCGagtcttaaatatttttattttaatttaatttaattaagatATGTGACATTATATTAACTTACGCTAATAGTGGTATATGGTGCAGGTACAGTAGAATGTTGTTTAGCATTTCTCTcaacataaaataattaataaaaatggtCAAATAAGATTATTTTAATTTGCTGGCGCGTTAGGCCATTTTACTTCATCTTTGTCGACACAATTTAATCTCTGTTTGCATAGAGCACCCGGCTGTCGCCTTAGGCAAAATAGGTGTTGCGCCTGAGGCCTCCCTTTAGTTAAGGACTAattttatcttttattattattatgaaattAGTTAGGGTGAAGGCCTATTTTTTGGTAGtagaaaattaattattattatttttgtataaaaaaataaaaatataattattcaagatatttaaaaataataatgataaaaatatattaacgattaatttatatttaatactATATACATTGTTCACAAGTAAAATTATCAATCAGAGGTGCACAAATTTCTTAGAGAAGACTTGTGCGAGAAAATAAGATCAAAATAAAATTTGTGAAAAATAAGTAAagaacacaaacaatttatagtagTTTAGCTATAATCTCGAGCCTACGTCCACTGTTTTCACTATAGAGAAAAGTAATTACAAATTAAGAGCAAATGTTTTATGAAGAATTAGAACTTCAAATCTATTTTACAAATGAACTTTAACTCTAGCTATAGTGAAGCATGGGGTAGACTTGGTAATTTGGAGATGTATACATTATAAATATCTTCACATTTGTTACAATATAATAatcatataaattcaaatgtagacttatttgaatttatcttacaaaaatacatataaaataattCATGAAATAAATAATCTTACTGACCAATCATGCCACGTGCGTAAATGTGATATTTATCACATAAAAATTGCCCCGGGCTTTTGAGTTTATTCATGTGAATTCAAAAGATTTACTTGTAGGTCTTCTCTTGGAGAATATTATTGATGTAGAAGAAAATCTTGAATCAGTTATGAAGTAGATTAGAACTTCTCAAGTAGAGCTATAGACTTTTgacttatttaattttttttttttaaatcttgtcTTTTTCAAATAAAAAGATATTACAATTTTAAAGGCTATATTCATAATCATAGTATAAGTAGGAATTCTCATACTTTAATATACTTCAACTCTAAGAGATCTACTCTTTTATTCTTCTTGGTTGACCACTTTGCattactacaaatataggctttttCTGCGGtttttttcaacaataaataaaaagcgcagagaaaaggttGAAAGAGtcgaaaaaattatatttaatgtctGCGTCCTATTTTATTGC contains the following coding sequences:
- the LOC133791919 gene encoding probable pectinesterase 55, with protein sequence MKFNNYNFINLFCTITLIFMLSGTASSAHYTNTNDRKDFTMKTITVDKSGKGNFTTVQQAIDSVPDENMSWVRIHIKAATYTEKVSIKREKQFIFLEGESSRNTIIAWGDAGDVVKSPTFSSHADNIAASKITFKNFYNHDVKSPDDNDDDGTKEAIIWAPAALVEGDKVSFYACSFISVQDTLFDALGRHYFENCYIEGAIDFIFGNAQSYYERCNLYVDTSLLGPGHSNGYITAQGRETSKETTGYVFRANTIKGSGPTLLGRAYRSHSRVLFYRTYMSDIVLPQGWDAWNYTGHEKTITFAEDLCFGPGANKSQRVHWEKKLSRAERKCKKGSKNNPFIMAAQAKQVLYILDLVNDNWSIVLSFPKWKFSKKEDYDENYDLYHDCFIVGQSIHEQVENIQDNDNDSDTNDRDYLRNNIKE